The following proteins are encoded in a genomic region of Ptychodera flava strain L36383 chromosome 23 unlocalized genomic scaffold, AS_Pfla_20210202 Scaffold_24__1_contigs__length_23054250_pilon, whole genome shotgun sequence:
- the LOC139125006 gene encoding uncharacterized protein yields MGIELPGADALKSFQTGCQLDEVISELGDATCVAFSTSGYLGLPLGGPEQREEMLRTVMKYLWRSLKIRKVVDIMTEDICHGEQYLAFHWRNKSSEMPCFFGRDKSKDRCESIVREVRKLAHRASDAVSELMEQEHIKCIYVACPLWSLEIVDILARRIPRNRIIVSKDLPIPESDKAFVEDYYIMSLVEQEVAYRAAIFVAAVIPTGQTS; encoded by the exons ATGGGCATTGAACTTCCGGGCGCCGATGCTTTGAAAAGCTTTCAGACCGGTTGTCAACTAGATGAAGTAATTTCGGAACTAGGAGACGCAACATGTGTTGCATTCAGTACAAGTGGGTATCTAGGTTTACCACTCGGTGGCCCTGAACAAAGGGAGGAGATGTTAAGGACAGTGATGAAATACTTGTGGCGATCACTGAAAATTAGAAAGGTCGTGGATATCATGACGGAGGATATTTGCCACGGAGAACAGTACCTTGCGTTtcactggagaaacaaatcttcTGAAATGCC GTGTTTCTTTGGTCGCGACAAATCCAAAGATCGCTGTGAATCAATTGTTAGGGAAGTTCGAAAGCTGGCGCACCGTGCTAGTGATGCAGTGTCAGAGTTGATGGAGCAAGAACATATCAAGTGCATCTACGTGGCATGCCCTCTATGGTCATTG GAAATAGTAGACATTTTGGCGAGGAGAATACCAAGAAATCGCATCATCGTCTCAAAGGATCTACCCATCCCTGAATCAGACAAGGCATTTGTTGAGGATTATTACATAATGTCACTTGTCGAACAGGAAGTTGCTTACA GGGCTGCAATATTTGTCGCAGCGGTTATTCCAACTGGTCAGACTTCGTGA
- the LOC139124880 gene encoding uncharacterized protein: MICHGESYVVFHWRNRSAEMPCFFGRDKGIPCADLLKEIRKVAEQACDAIADLMKRENIKCIYVACPLWSLEIIDILSKRIPRKDIFISGDLDVPDKFKRYFEDYYMLSLVDQEIAARAAIFISQGSSNWSDFVKELRDTSGRVTYNIRELAGIPADVNKAII; encoded by the exons ATGATTTGTCACGGAGAAAGTTACGTCGTGTTCCATTGGCGGAACAGATCTGCAGAAATGCC aTGCTTCTTCGGCAGGGACAAGGGAATACCATGCGCAGACCTCCTGAAAGAGATCAGAAAAGTAGCTGAACAAGCATGTGACGCCATTGCTGACCTCATGAAGCGGGAAAACATCAAGTGTATATACGTAGCGTGCCCTCTATGGTCACTG GAAATAATAGACATTTTGTCTAAGAGGATACCAAGGAAAGACATTTTTATCTCAGGCGATCTAGACGTCCCTGATAAATTTAAGCGATATTTTGAAGATTATTATATGTTATCGCTCGTTGACCAGGAAATAGCAGCTA GGGCCGCAATTTTTATATCACAGGGATCATCAAACTGGTCGGACTTCGTGAAAGAACTGAGAGATACAAGTGGAAGAGTAACTTATAACATCCGGGAACTAGCCGGTATTCCTGCAGATGTGAATAAAGCTATAATTTGA
- the LOC139124824 gene encoding uncharacterized protein: MHVSHDSGHFEDAVVKHNQTTQKNRILTKPPMSTIEEGAQSNSALHSKATTTSFSNFGHNKDRNPTRYLLPMRSVLGGGSNSQYERFKVAIAFAASTNRTLVLTPFFLHGGHVRGYNDEHMRSFDVTFDAEELEKLLPLSTIEQYNQDCKAHNTKAVGWDIHYEPYEQTREQFYFDVLGIKLPTIYDVKILEHDKTFDELRADTENEQCVAFSVDGPYILHRTRHREGSDKAVDKYLLPTKDVRAVGERFSRMLCQGQSYLSLHWRNKSSEMPCFFGREKEGRLCAPFREKTRELAEIAADAVSDLMKREHIKCIYVACPLWSLEIIDILAKRIPKKDIFISADLAFPDKYKQLSDDYYMVSLVEQEIAYRAAIFVSAGYSNWSDFVRERRDAEGMVTHNIRDLAGIPEDVGLDMI; encoded by the exons ATGCACGTCAGTCATGACAGCGGACACTTTGAAGATGCTGTCGTCAAGCACAACCAGACTACACAGAAGAATAGGATTTTGACTAAACCACCAATGTCGACGATAGAAGAGGGCGCGCAGTCAAACTCTGCATTACATTCTAAAGCAACGACAACGAGTTTTTCTAACTTCGGTCACAATAAAGACAGAAACCCGACTCGGTATCTGCTGCCAATGAGGTCAGTACTCGGCGGAGGTTCGAATTCCCAGTATGAAAGGTTCAAAGTCGCCATCGCCTTCGCCGCCTCGACAAACCGCACTTTGGTCTTGACCCCTTTCTTCCTGCACGGAGGTCACGTTCGCGGCTACAATGACGAACATATGAGGTCTTTCGATGTTACATTCGATGccgaagaattagaaaaactaTTACCTTTATCAACGATTGAGCAGTACAACCAGGACTGCAAAGCTCACAACACGAAAGCCGTGGGATGGGATATTCACTATGAACCATACGAGCAGACCAGAGAacagttttattttgatgttcTGGGTATCAAGCTCCCGACAATTTATGATGTGAAAATCCTGGAACATGACAAGACCTTTGATGAACTTCGTGCAGACACAGAGAATGAACAGTGCGTGGCCTTCTCTGTGGACGGACCGTACATATTGCACAGAACACGTCATAGAGAGGGGAGCGACAAAGCCGTGGACAAGTATCTGTTGCCGACGAAAGACGTGAGAGCAGTGGGGGAGCGTTTTTCTAGAATGCTCTGTCAGGGACAGAGTTATCTTTCATTGCATTGGAGGAATAAATCGTCAGAAATGCC ATGCTTCTTTGGAAGGGAGAAAGAAGGAAGGTTGTGTGCGCCTTTTCGTGAGAAAACCAGAGAACTTGCTGAAATTGCCGCCGACGCTGTGTCTGACCTGATGAAACGAGAACATATCAAGTGTATTTATGTAGCCTGCCCTCTATGGTCGTTG GAAATAATTGATATTTTGGCAAAGAGGATTCCAAAGAAAGACATTTTCATCTCGGCAGATCTAGCGTTCCCTGATAAATACAAACAATTGTCTGACGATTATTACATGGTATCGCTCGTCGAACAAGAAATCGCCTACC GAGCTGCAATATTCGTGTCGGCTGGATATTCAAACTGGTCAGACTTTGTGAGAGAGAGACGGGACGCTGAAGGAATGGTAACTCACAACATCCGGGACCTCGCGGGAATACCTGAGGACGTCGGTTTAGACATGATATGA